A stretch of the Diprion similis isolate iyDipSimi1 chromosome 14, iyDipSimi1.1, whole genome shotgun sequence genome encodes the following:
- the LOC124414789 gene encoding protein misato — protein MPTREVLTLQFGHYSNFIGTHWWNIQESSFSYAPNQHSEINHDVLYREGETSRKETTFTPRLLLVDLKGSVGHLTEHGNLYGAVENSLPSHSDLWDFENIQVTTEPVVNKAPFIQSLEKGPTEGGDAVFNFENDVTVWADYLVPRFHPRTVNIVRDYEHQSLDQPFNVFHYGCLLWKTDQFQEEFSNKIRAYAEECDFMQGFQIILDSTNGFSGLGSSCIQHLQDEYGKSIIAFPVIDGKNSKRSLNDLFKVLNTALCYQSIGEHSSLFSPLCVGQNAWPQAGACRQFNHLTYNSDLDYHSSSLLATALDTISLRYRQKEFSTSALSDLCADLNKLGRRAAATSLSLPFPMTAGKDLIDVLDDHEGPLWTSLTPSCDISMDKSMQSLVLRGISEERLKRLPHEAKLQQRKAAYSCSSVHEMMTLYLACSCHATATHLTNLKAPLTIKEPYPNIFNNNIHQNGDISPWPVGEEVKSVPILAGLHSGSGLSHMFDSLHSQASSIKSISKLRGFKDSGFEQDELVECLDQLLTYKEAYEDHYE, from the exons ATGCCGACTAGAGAAGTGTTGACTCTCCAGTTCGGACATTACTCGAATTTCATTGGAACGCACTGGTGGAACATACAG GAATCGTCTTTTTCCTACGCACCCAATCAGCATTCGGAAATAAATCATGATGTTTTGTATAGAGAAGGTGAAACATCAAGG AAAGAGACGACGTTTACACCCAGGCTTCTGTTAGTCGATCTAAAAGGTAGTGTCGGTCATTTGACTGAACACGGAAATTTGTACGGAGCAGTAGAAAATTCCTTACCTTCGCACAGTGACTTGtgggattttgaaaatattcaagttaCAACTGAGCCAGTAGTGAATAAAGCTCCATTCATTCAGAGTTTGGAGAAAGGGCCTACAGAAGGAGGAGATGCAGTGTTTAATTTCGAAAACGACGTTACAGTATGGGCTGATTATCTGGTCCCACGTTTCCATCCAAGGACTGTGAACATTGTTCGCGACTACGAACATCAATCCTTGGATCAGCCTTTCAACGTATTTCATTATGGTTGTCTTCTGTGGAAAACTGACCAGTTCCAAgaggaattttcaaacaaaataagAGCCTATGCTGAAGAATGCGATTTCATGCAAGGCTTTCAG ATTATTCTAGATTCTACAAACGGATTCTCTGGCCTTGGTTCATCCTGCATCCAGCACTTACAGGATGAATATGGGAAAAGTATAATAGCCTTTCCCGTTATCGATGGAAAGAATTCTAAGAGGTCGCTTAACGACCTATTCAAAGTATTGAACACAGCTTTGTGCTACCAAAGTATAGGAGAACATTCCTCTTTATTCAGCCCACTTTGTGTGGGACAAAATGCTTGGCCTCAGGCCGGTGCTTGCCGTCAATTTAATCATCTAACGTACAATTCAGACTTGGATTATCACAGCAGCTCGCTACTTGCAACTGCATTAGATACAATAAGTCTGAGATATAGGCAGAAAGAATTTTCTACTTCAGCACTGTCAGACCTATGTGCGGATCTGAACAAACTTGGTAGAAGAGCAGCAGCTACCAGTTTAAGCCTTCCATTTCCCATGACTGCTGGTAAAGATCTAATCGACGTTTTGGATGATCATGAAGGCCCTTTGTGGACTAGTTTAACTCCTAGTTGTGACATATCAATGGATAAGAGTATGCAAAGTCTTGTACTCAGAGGGATAAGCGAGGAAAGATTAAAGAGACTGCCACACGAAGCAAAACTACAGCAGAGGAAAGCTGCTTACAGTTGTTCAAGCGTACACGAAATGATGACACTTTATCTGGCTTGTTCATGTCACGCTACTGCTACTCATTTAACCAATCTCAAAGCACCTTTGACCATCAAAGAACCATATcctaatattttcaacaacaaTATTCACCAGAACGGGGACATTTCACCTTGGCCAGTTGGAGAAG AAGTTAAATCCGTTCCTATATTGGCTGGACTACACAGCGGATCCGGTCTTTCACATATGTTCGATTCGCTTCACTCTCAAGCGAGTAGCATAAAAAGTATAAGTAAACTTCGGGGTTTCAAAGATTCGGGATTTGAACAAGATGAACTTGTCGAATGTCTTGATCAACTGCTTACGTACAAAGAAGCCTACGAAGATCATTACGAATGA
- the LOC124414807 gene encoding protein IMPACT-like isoform X4 has protein sequence MQKWTIYLYRLMKLKHSSPYTTKNGRQPTKRTEHMVLTLEMKIVWANLGQNVIFQLVEKVREVLQFNFQSSAWSELESSPESEEITTVQPVKLDPNNAEYECPDILHGSVIMDRKSSFQGHAAIVHSVKQVEQVMHKLLENKKIHQATHNMYAYRIYRPDVNCFLQDCEDDGETQAGSRLLHLLQIMGVKDAVVIVSRWYGGIQLGPDRFRHINNAARQVLATGNLIPDKARKKV, from the exons ATGCAAAAATGGACGATTTATCTCTACAG gTTGATGAAATTGAAGCACTCGTCGCCATATACGACAAAGAATGGCAGACAACCGACGAAGAGAACAGAGCATATGGTATTGAcattagaaatgaaaatagtgtG GGCAAATCTTGGGCAGAATGTGATATTTCAACTGGTTGAAAAAGTCCGAGAAGTTTTgcagtttaattttcaaagctCTGCTTGGTCGGAGCTTGAAAGCTCGCCAGAATCTGAAGAAATTACCACAGTTCAACCAGTAAAATTGGACCCCAATAATGCGGAATATGAATGTCCAGATATTCTACACGGAAGTGTTATTATGGACAGAAAAAGTTCATTTCAAGGACATGCAGCAATTGTTCACTCAGTAAAACAAGTCGA ACAGGTGATGCACAAACtacttgaaaataagaaaatacatCAAGCGACGCATAACATGTATGCGTACAGAATTTATCGACCGGATGTGAATTGTTTTCTTCAGGACTGCGAGGATGACGGGGAAACACAAGCTGGAAGTAGACTACTGCATTTGCTACAG ATCATGGGTGTAAAAGACGCGGTGGTTATCGTGTCACGGTGGTACGGTGGTATACAGCTTGGCCCGGATCGCTTTCGCCACATCAATAATGCTGCCAGGCAAGTTCTTGCGACTGGCAATTTAATACCGGACAAAGCTAGAAAGAAAGTGTAG
- the LOC124414807 gene encoding protein IMPACT-like isoform X3, giving the protein MDDLSLQVCTQNWLMKLKHSSPYTTKNGRQPTKRTEHMVLTLEMKIVWANLGQNVIFQLVEKVREVLQFNFQSSAWSELESSPESEEITTVQPVKLDPNNAEYECPDILHGSVIMDRKSSFQGHAAIVHSVKQVEQVMHKLLENKKIHQATHNMYAYRIYRPDVNCFLQDCEDDGETQAGSRLLHLLQIMGVKDAVVIVSRWYGGIQLGPDRFRHINNAARQVLATGNLIPDKARKKV; this is encoded by the exons ATGGACGATTTATCTCTACAGGTGTGTACACAAAATT ggTTGATGAAATTGAAGCACTCGTCGCCATATACGACAAAGAATGGCAGACAACCGACGAAGAGAACAGAGCATATGGTATTGAcattagaaatgaaaatagtgtG GGCAAATCTTGGGCAGAATGTGATATTTCAACTGGTTGAAAAAGTCCGAGAAGTTTTgcagtttaattttcaaagctCTGCTTGGTCGGAGCTTGAAAGCTCGCCAGAATCTGAAGAAATTACCACAGTTCAACCAGTAAAATTGGACCCCAATAATGCGGAATATGAATGTCCAGATATTCTACACGGAAGTGTTATTATGGACAGAAAAAGTTCATTTCAAGGACATGCAGCAATTGTTCACTCAGTAAAACAAGTCGA ACAGGTGATGCACAAACtacttgaaaataagaaaatacatCAAGCGACGCATAACATGTATGCGTACAGAATTTATCGACCGGATGTGAATTGTTTTCTTCAGGACTGCGAGGATGACGGGGAAACACAAGCTGGAAGTAGACTACTGCATTTGCTACAG ATCATGGGTGTAAAAGACGCGGTGGTTATCGTGTCACGGTGGTACGGTGGTATACAGCTTGGCCCGGATCGCTTTCGCCACATCAATAATGCTGCCAGGCAAGTTCTTGCGACTGGCAATTTAATACCGGACAAAGCTAGAAAGAAAGTGTAG
- the LOC124414807 gene encoding protein IMPACT-like isoform X2 encodes MDDLSLQVDEIEALVAIYDKEWQTTDEENRAYGIDIRNENSVVRLHIKLPNNYPSTVSPTYEISAPHLSESQKNHIHRLLDEVCLANLGQNVIFQLVEKVREVLQFNFQSSAWSELESSPESEEITTVQPVKLDPNNAEYECPDILHGSVIMDRKSSFQGHAAIVHSVKQVEQDCEDDGETQAGSRLLHLLQIMGVKDAVVIVSRWYGGIQLGPDRFRHINNAARQVLATGNLIPDKARKKV; translated from the exons ATGGACGATTTATCTCTACAG gTTGATGAAATTGAAGCACTCGTCGCCATATACGACAAAGAATGGCAGACAACCGACGAAGAGAACAGAGCATATGGTATTGAcattagaaatgaaaatagtgtGGTGAGGCTCCATATAAAGTTACCTAATAATTACCCATCCACCGTTTCACCAACTTACGAAATCTCTGCTCCACACCTTAGTGAGTCTCAAAAGAACCACATTCATCGCCTCTTGGACGAGGTATGCTT GGCAAATCTTGGGCAGAATGTGATATTTCAACTGGTTGAAAAAGTCCGAGAAGTTTTgcagtttaattttcaaagctCTGCTTGGTCGGAGCTTGAAAGCTCGCCAGAATCTGAAGAAATTACCACAGTTCAACCAGTAAAATTGGACCCCAATAATGCGGAATATGAATGTCCAGATATTCTACACGGAAGTGTTATTATGGACAGAAAAAGTTCATTTCAAGGACATGCAGCAATTGTTCACTCAGTAAAACAAGTCGA ACAG GACTGCGAGGATGACGGGGAAACACAAGCTGGAAGTAGACTACTGCATTTGCTACAG ATCATGGGTGTAAAAGACGCGGTGGTTATCGTGTCACGGTGGTACGGTGGTATACAGCTTGGCCCGGATCGCTTTCGCCACATCAATAATGCTGCCAGGCAAGTTCTTGCGACTGGCAATTTAATACCGGACAAAGCTAGAAAGAAAGTGTAG
- the LOC124414807 gene encoding protein IMPACT-like isoform X1, whose amino-acid sequence MDDLSLQVDEIEALVAIYDKEWQTTDEENRAYGIDIRNENSVVRLHIKLPNNYPSTVSPTYEISAPHLSESQKNHIHRLLDEVCLANLGQNVIFQLVEKVREVLQFNFQSSAWSELESSPESEEITTVQPVKLDPNNAEYECPDILHGSVIMDRKSSFQGHAAIVHSVKQVEQVMHKLLENKKIHQATHNMYAYRIYRPDVNCFLQDCEDDGETQAGSRLLHLLQIMGVKDAVVIVSRWYGGIQLGPDRFRHINNAARQVLATGNLIPDKARKKV is encoded by the exons ATGGACGATTTATCTCTACAG gTTGATGAAATTGAAGCACTCGTCGCCATATACGACAAAGAATGGCAGACAACCGACGAAGAGAACAGAGCATATGGTATTGAcattagaaatgaaaatagtgtGGTGAGGCTCCATATAAAGTTACCTAATAATTACCCATCCACCGTTTCACCAACTTACGAAATCTCTGCTCCACACCTTAGTGAGTCTCAAAAGAACCACATTCATCGCCTCTTGGACGAGGTATGCTT GGCAAATCTTGGGCAGAATGTGATATTTCAACTGGTTGAAAAAGTCCGAGAAGTTTTgcagtttaattttcaaagctCTGCTTGGTCGGAGCTTGAAAGCTCGCCAGAATCTGAAGAAATTACCACAGTTCAACCAGTAAAATTGGACCCCAATAATGCGGAATATGAATGTCCAGATATTCTACACGGAAGTGTTATTATGGACAGAAAAAGTTCATTTCAAGGACATGCAGCAATTGTTCACTCAGTAAAACAAGTCGA ACAGGTGATGCACAAACtacttgaaaataagaaaatacatCAAGCGACGCATAACATGTATGCGTACAGAATTTATCGACCGGATGTGAATTGTTTTCTTCAGGACTGCGAGGATGACGGGGAAACACAAGCTGGAAGTAGACTACTGCATTTGCTACAG ATCATGGGTGTAAAAGACGCGGTGGTTATCGTGTCACGGTGGTACGGTGGTATACAGCTTGGCCCGGATCGCTTTCGCCACATCAATAATGCTGCCAGGCAAGTTCTTGCGACTGGCAATTTAATACCGGACAAAGCTAGAAAGAAAGTGTAG
- the LOC124414807 gene encoding protein IMPACT-A-like isoform X5 — translation MDDLSLQVDEIEALVAIYDKEWQTTDEENRAYGIDIRNENSVVRLHIKLPNNYPSTVSPTYEISAPHLSESQKNHIHRLLDEVCLANLGQNVIFQLVEKVREVLQFNFQSSAWSELESSPESEEITTVQPVKLDPNNAEYECPDILHGSVIMDRKSSFQGHAAIVHSVKQVEQVMHKLLENKKIHQATHNMYAYRIYRPDVNCFLQDCEDDGETQAGSRLLHLLQYPVTTIFQ, via the exons ATGGACGATTTATCTCTACAG gTTGATGAAATTGAAGCACTCGTCGCCATATACGACAAAGAATGGCAGACAACCGACGAAGAGAACAGAGCATATGGTATTGAcattagaaatgaaaatagtgtGGTGAGGCTCCATATAAAGTTACCTAATAATTACCCATCCACCGTTTCACCAACTTACGAAATCTCTGCTCCACACCTTAGTGAGTCTCAAAAGAACCACATTCATCGCCTCTTGGACGAGGTATGCTT GGCAAATCTTGGGCAGAATGTGATATTTCAACTGGTTGAAAAAGTCCGAGAAGTTTTgcagtttaattttcaaagctCTGCTTGGTCGGAGCTTGAAAGCTCGCCAGAATCTGAAGAAATTACCACAGTTCAACCAGTAAAATTGGACCCCAATAATGCGGAATATGAATGTCCAGATATTCTACACGGAAGTGTTATTATGGACAGAAAAAGTTCATTTCAAGGACATGCAGCAATTGTTCACTCAGTAAAACAAGTCGA ACAGGTGATGCACAAACtacttgaaaataagaaaatacatCAAGCGACGCATAACATGTATGCGTACAGAATTTATCGACCGGATGTGAATTGTTTTCTTCAGGACTGCGAGGATGACGGGGAAACACAAGCTGGAAGTAGACTACTGCATTTGCTACAG TATCCAGTGACGACGATATTCCAGTGA
- the LOC124414445 gene encoding galactokinase-like → MLISFAEREFHREFFKPPTYAVYAPGCVNLCGENEDFNDGKILSMATQLVTVIVGTRRATSRVCKIKTLLQEKGEDNYAKFSLNTSGLNTSSQFTWANYVKAVIRNFRVSKVITFSEYIPGFKALIISSIPIKRGLGSSSALTVAMYTLLEAITKVYTTNTLEKSIACQLAEKIATSVSCGIWKTLLPIVGIEGKIMEFDSRLLQIQEHNWSPLDIDLILINSTEDGIDTLMYQKHLNQCREVAFALNLISLRDATIPKLATIGQLFSSAALKGAHHVINENNRVTRAGRLIDQCHWKKLGSVIST, encoded by the exons ATGTTAATCTCATTTGCCGAGAGGGAGTTTCATAGAGAATTCTTCAAGCCACCAACATACGCTGTTTATGCGCCGGGCTGTGTTAATTTATGTGGTGAAAACGAAGATTTTAACGATGGAAAAATTCTGTCTATG GCCACTCAGCTTGTAACTGTGATAGTTGGGACTCGAAGAGCTACGAGCAGGGTGTGCAAGATAAAGACATTGTTGCAAGAAAAGGGTGAAGATAATTATgccaaattttctttaaacacaAGCGGTCTTAATACGAGTAGTCAATTTACATGGGCGAATTACGTAAAAGCTGTTATACGCAATTTCAGAGTTTCCAAAG taataactttttcagaATATATTCCTGGATTTAAAGCGCTGATAATATCCAGCATACCAATAAAACGTGGGCTAGGAAGCAGCTCAGCTTTAACAGTTGCTATGTACACGTTGCTAGAAGCAATTACCAAAGTGTATACGACGAACACAttagagaaatcaattgcatgCCAACTAGCAGAAAAAATCGCTACATCGGTTTCTTGCGGTATTTGGAAAACTCTGCTTCCTATTGTCGGTATCGAAGGGAAAATAATGGAATTTGACTCAAGATTGCTTCAAATCCAAGAGCACAATTGGAGCCCATTGGATATCGatttgattttaataaattcGACTGAGGATGGTATCGACACTTTGATGTATCAGAAGCATTTGAATCAGTGCAGAGAAGTTGCCTTTGCACTAAATCTAATAAGCCTAAGGGACGCTACTATCCCTAAGCTTGCAACGATTGGACAACTATTCTCATCCGCAGCACTGAAAGGCGCACATCACgttattaatgaaaataatagagTGACCAGAGCAGGGAGGCTAATAGACCAATGCCATTGGAAAAAACTAGGTTCCGTAATCAGCACATGA